One part of the Haliotis asinina isolate JCU_RB_2024 chromosome 2, JCU_Hal_asi_v2, whole genome shotgun sequence genome encodes these proteins:
- the LOC137274012 gene encoding folate receptor beta-like, with translation MDPLLLLPIFVQVVLSADRLSYLSTVHDYLNICLDGRHHKSKPGPEDAMFQQCTPWKKRSCCTSEVSKDLHLSENWLNFDWNHCGWLSPQCQHHFLQDLCFYECSPNVGPWLVKDNKKIRNERFLNVPLCRSECDTWWEDCKNERTCLANWSSGFNWTTGVNTCPEGKPCRPFHEIFRNSTTFCEELWGGSWKVMEEGQPCMYLWFSEDGDNPNDAIARKQAEKLLGINGASQHNTFVFLTLLCSLCSWLFLSC, from the exons ATGGATCCATTATTGCTCCTGCCGATTTTTGTGCAAGTAGTATTGTCAGCTGACCGACTTTCCTATCTCTCTACCGTCCATGACTACCTGAACATCTGTCTTGATGGTAGACATCACAAGTCAAAACCGGGACCAGAGGATGCTATGTTTCAACAG TGCACTCCCTGGAAGAAGAGATCCTGTTGTACAAGTGAAGTCAGCAAAGATCTGCACCTCTCTGAGAACTGGCTCAACTTCGATTGGAACCACTGTGGCTGGTTGTCACCACAGTGTCAGCACCATTTCCTGCAGGATCTTTGTTTCTACGAATGCTCACCCAATGTTGGTCCTTGGCTAGTAAAG GATAACAAGAAGATCCGCAATGAGAGGTTCCTGAATGTGCCACTGTGCAGGAGTGAGTGTGATACATGGTGGGAGGACTGCAAGAATGAGAGAACTTGTCTGGCCAACTGGAGCAGTGGATTCAACTGGACTACAG GGGTCAACACATGTCCGGAAGGAAAGCCCTGCAGACCGTTCCATGAGATTTTCCGTAACTCGACGACATTCTGCGAGGAGTTGTGGGGAGGGTCATGGAAGGTGATGGAGGAGGGACAGCCATGCATGTACCTATGGTTCAGTGAGGATGGGGACAATCCCAATGATGCCATAGCCAGGAAACAGGCTGAAAAGCTGCTGGGAATCAATGGAGCATCGCAACACAATACTTTTGTGTTTCTCACACTGTTGTGTAGTCTGTGTTCATGGTTATTTTTAAGCTGCTAA